Below is a genomic region from Leptotrichia shahii.
ATCTTTTCCCAAGATACGGCGAAATACATTTTTGATAACATTTTATCAAAAACAATAATATTTTTTTCATCATTTTATCACCTTGATCATATCCTTTTCAATATCCTTATACTTTAAATTTTTCAAATTATCTTTTAAAATAGATTTGCCTACAAATACATAATCAGTATTTTCTTTAAATTTATCCTTATGTATTTTTACAAATTCCCTAAAAATTCTTTTTATTCTATTTCTTTGAACTGCATTTCCAGTTTTTTTGCTGGCTACAAAGCCAAACCGCTGTTTATTATTTTCTCTTATAAAAATAATAGCATACTTTGTATGCATCTTTTTTGATTTGTTATATATTAATGAAAAATCCTTTGATTTTTTTATTTTATTAATAGACATATTTCTCTTCTTTAAACTTTTTAAGATAAATGAGAGCTTAATAAATATTTAAAATCTTTAAATTTAGGTAAATCTTAAAAAATTTTGGCATATAAAAAGCTCTCCTGTTTATTTAGATA
It encodes:
- the rnpA gene encoding ribonuclease P protein component, whose product is MSINKIKKSKDFSLIYNKSKKMHTKYAIIFIRENNKQRFGFVASKKTGNAVQRNRIKRIFREFVKIHKDKFKENTDYVFVGKSILKDNLKNLKYKDIEKDMIKVIK